In Hafnia alvei, a genomic segment contains:
- the silR gene encoding copper/silver response regulator transcription factor SilR, whose translation MKILIVEDEIKTGEYLSKGLTEAGFVVDHADNGLTGYHLAMTAEYDLVILDIMLPDVNGWDIIRMLRTAGKGMPVLLLTALGTIEHRVKGLELGADDYLVKPFAFAELLARVRTLLRRGNAMITESQFRVADLSMDLVSRKVSRAGNRIVLTSKEFSLLEFFIRHQGEVLPRSLIASQVWDMNFDSDTNAIDVAVKRLRAKIDNDYGTKLIQTVRGVGYMLEAPDA comes from the coding sequence ATGAAAATATTGATCGTCGAAGACGAAATTAAAACAGGTGAATATCTCAGCAAAGGGCTTACAGAGGCAGGGTTCGTAGTGGATCACGCTGATAATGGTCTTACCGGATATCATCTCGCCATGACAGCCGAGTATGATTTAGTCATTCTGGACATCATGCTGCCTGATGTGAACGGCTGGGATATCATCCGCATGCTGCGCACTGCCGGAAAGGGTATGCCGGTCTTACTACTGACGGCCCTCGGCACGATCGAACACAGGGTCAAAGGACTGGAACTGGGTGCGGACGATTATCTGGTTAAACCCTTTGCGTTTGCCGAACTGCTGGCCCGGGTGAGAACCCTTCTGAGGCGGGGAAACGCGATGATCACGGAAAGCCAGTTTAGGGTGGCTGATCTCTCGATGGATCTCGTATCCAGAAAAGTCAGTCGCGCCGGAAACCGCATTGTGCTCACCAGTAAAGAGTTCAGCCTGCTGGAATTTTTCATTCGCCATCAGGGCGAGGTTCTTCCCCGCTCCCTGATTGCCTCTCAGGTCTGGGACATGAATTTTGACAGCGACACTAACGCGATTGATGTCGCCGTAAAGCGACTCCGCGCTAAAATAGACAACGATTACGGGACAAAGCTGATCCAGACTGTCCGGGGCGTGGGCTATATGCTGGAGGCCCCGGATGCATAG
- the silS gene encoding copper/silver sensor histidine kinase SilS, translating into MHSKPSRRPFSLALRLTFFISLSTILAFIAFTWFMLHSVENHFAEQDVSDLQQISTTLNRILQSPVDPDEKKVSKIKESIASYRNVALLLLNPRGEVLFSSAQGAALHPAVNSADFSEHSRARDVFLWTVEDPARPMDTGSEMKMETYRIIASSGQAIFQGKQQNYVMLTGLSINFHLHYLDALKKNLIAIAVVISLLIVLIIRIAVRQGHLPLRNVSNAIKNITSENLDARLEPTRVPIELEQLVISFNHMIGKIEDVFTRQANFSADIAHEIRTPITNLVTQTEIALSQDRTQKELEDVLYSSLEEYNRMTKMVSDMLFLAQADNNQLIPDRVRFDLRAEVMKVFEFFEAWAEERNITLKFNGMPCLVEGDPQMFRRAINNLLSNALRYTPEGQAITVSIRKQESFFDLVIENPGKPIPEEHLSRLFDRFYRVDPSRQRKGEGSGIGLAIVKSIVEAHHGRVQVESDVRSTRFILSVPRLEKMIPETQC; encoded by the coding sequence ATGCATAGCAAACCTTCCAGGCGCCCTTTCTCACTCGCCCTGCGGCTGACCTTTTTTATCAGCCTGTCCACGATACTGGCTTTTATCGCCTTCACCTGGTTTATGCTGCATTCTGTTGAAAATCATTTTGCCGAGCAGGATGTCAGCGATCTTCAACAAATCAGCACTACCCTGAACCGTATACTGCAGTCCCCGGTGGATCCGGATGAAAAAAAAGTAAGCAAAATAAAGGAGTCGATTGCCAGCTACCGCAACGTTGCCCTTTTGCTCCTCAATCCCAGGGGGGAAGTGCTCTTTAGTTCAGCGCAGGGGGCGGCACTACACCCGGCCGTGAATTCCGCAGATTTTAGCGAGCACAGCCGCGCACGGGATGTCTTTCTCTGGACGGTGGAGGATCCTGCGAGACCGATGGATACCGGGTCTGAAATGAAGATGGAAACATACCGGATTATCGCCTCCTCTGGCCAGGCGATATTTCAGGGCAAACAGCAGAATTATGTCATGCTGACTGGCCTCTCCATTAATTTCCATCTCCATTACCTCGATGCGCTGAAAAAAAATCTGATTGCGATCGCCGTCGTGATAAGCCTGCTGATTGTTCTGATCATTCGCATCGCTGTCCGTCAGGGGCACCTGCCCCTTCGTAATGTCAGCAATGCCATTAAAAACATCACCTCCGAGAATCTTGATGCGCGGCTGGAACCGACACGCGTTCCCATTGAGCTGGAGCAACTGGTTATCTCGTTCAATCATATGATTGGAAAGATTGAGGACGTCTTTACCCGCCAGGCCAATTTCTCTGCCGATATCGCGCATGAGATCAGAACGCCCATCACCAATCTGGTGACGCAGACTGAAATCGCACTGAGTCAGGATCGAACCCAGAAGGAACTTGAGGATGTCCTCTACTCCAGTCTTGAAGAGTATAACCGGATGACCAAAATGGTCAGCGACATGCTGTTTCTGGCACAGGCGGACAATAACCAGCTTATACCTGACAGGGTCCGTTTTGACCTCAGAGCAGAAGTCATGAAAGTCTTCGAGTTTTTCGAAGCCTGGGCCGAAGAACGCAATATCACGCTCAAATTTAACGGGATGCCCTGCCTGGTTGAGGGAGATCCACAAATGTTCAGAAGAGCGATCAATAATCTGTTATCCAATGCCCTGCGTTATACCCCGGAGGGACAGGCCATCACCGTCTCAATAAGAAAGCAGGAGAGCTTTTTTGACCTTGTGATTGAAAATCCAGGGAAACCGATCCCTGAAGAACATTTATCAAGGCTGTTTGACCGTTTTTATCGGGTGGATCCATCCAGACAACGAAAAGGAGAAGGCAGCGGCATCGGCCTTGCGATTGTGAAGTCAATCGTGGAAGCACATCACGGAAGAGTGCAGGTGGAATCAGACGTACGCTCCACGCGTTTTATCTTATCCGTGCCCAGACTGGAGAAAATGATCCCGGAAACCCAATGCTGA
- the silE gene encoding silver-binding protein SilE, protein MKNIVLASLLGFGLISSAWATETVNIHDRVNNAQAPAHQMQSAAAPVGIQGTAPRMTGMDQHEQAIIAHETMTNGSADAHQKMVESHQKMMGNNTVSTTVPSTSYAAMNEHERAAVAHEFMNNGQSGPHQAMAEAHRRMINAG, encoded by the coding sequence ATGAAAAATATCGTATTAGCATCTTTGCTGGGCTTTGGTTTAATTTCATCGGCCTGGGCCACTGAAACCGTGAATATCCATGATCGCGTCAACAATGCACAGGCTCCTGCTCACCAGATGCAGTCTGCTGCGGCTCCTGTCGGGATCCAGGGGACTGCTCCTCGTATGACCGGTATGGACCAGCATGAACAGGCCATTATTGCTCATGAAACCATGACGAACGGCTCGGCGGATGCGCACCAGAAAATGGTGGAAAGTCATCAGAAGATGATGGGAAATAACACGGTATCCACGACCGTCCCGTCAACGTCTTACGCGGCGATGAATGAGCATGAAAGAGCAGCGGTTGCCCATGAATTCATGAATAACGGGCAATCCGGCCCACATCAGGCCATGGCCGAAGCGCACCGCCGCATGATCAATGCAGGCTGA
- a CDS encoding Tn3 family transposase → MSDDFLTREQTENYGRYVAEPNEVQLARYFHLDERDLAFINQRRGKHNRLGIALQLTTARFLGTFLPDPLQIPSFIRFYIAAQLNISRPEILSRYAERENTRWEHQGLIKLYYDYHDFGDFPWTFRLKRLLYTRAWLSNERPGLLFDFATAWLLQNKILLPAASTLTRLIGEVRERASRRLWRRLALLPDSWQKAQLDGLLEIPEGQRISVLEEIRKGPVTISGPSFTDALERYTRLRSMEFSRLNFSGLPAIQLRNLARYAGMASVKYISRMPEERRLAVLTAFVKAQEISALDEAVDVLDMLILDITRSAKSIGQKKRLRTLKDLDRAALLLARACSLLLDENTDEAALRQAIFRRIPKDKLAESVGKVNELARPQDTHFQDEMVEQYGRVKRFLSAMLRDLHFQAAPAGEHTLSAIHYLAELSGSKKRILDDAPEQIISGPWKRLVYDRDGRILRAGYSLCLLERLQDSLRRRDLWLENSDRWGDPRQKLLQGAEWQAQRIPVCRALGHPSDGTKAAEQLATRLDDTWKSVASRFACNAAVSISNEGKHPSLTISSLDKLDEPPALIQLNRRVRELIPPVDLTELLLEIDARTGFTREFSHVSESGARAQDLQVSLCATLLAEACNIGHEPLIKHNIPALTRHRLSWVKQNYLRAETLVSANARLVDFQSTLPLAGYWGGGEVASADGMRFVTPVKTVNSGPNRKYFGSGRGITWYNFVSDQYSGFHGIVVPGTLRDSIFVLEGLLEQQTGLNPVEIMTDTAGSSDIIFGLFWLLGYQFSPRLADAGGAIFWRADKMAHYGALNELARGCVELSKIESQWDEMMRMAGSLKLGTIHASELIRSLLRSSRPSGLAQAIMEVGRVNKTLYLLNYIDDEDYRRRILTQLNRGEGRHAVARAICYGQRGEIRKRYREGQEDQLGALGLVTNAVVLWNTLYMQEALSHLRKSGETPEEEHLARLSPLIHGHINMLGHYTFSLPEDILNGELRPLNFNTNNELNP, encoded by the coding sequence ATGAGTGATGACTTTCTGACCAGAGAACAGACAGAAAACTACGGTCGCTATGTGGCAGAGCCAAATGAGGTTCAACTGGCCCGATATTTTCATCTGGATGAGCGTGACCTTGCTTTTATTAATCAGCGACGGGGAAAACATAACCGTCTGGGGATTGCACTTCAACTGACTACGGCGCGCTTCCTGGGAACATTTCTTCCTGATCCCCTTCAAATTCCTTCATTCATCCGTTTTTACATTGCGGCACAGTTGAACATCAGCCGACCAGAGATCCTTTCCCGATATGCTGAAAGAGAAAATACCCGCTGGGAGCATCAGGGGCTTATCAAGCTCTATTATGATTATCATGATTTTGGTGATTTCCCCTGGACATTCAGACTGAAGCGTTTGCTCTATACTCGCGCCTGGCTCAGCAATGAGCGCCCAGGTCTGCTGTTTGATTTTGCTACTGCATGGTTGCTGCAAAATAAGATCCTGTTACCCGCAGCCTCGACTCTGACAAGGTTGATTGGCGAAGTACGTGAACGGGCAAGTCGACGATTGTGGCGAAGGCTGGCTTTGTTGCCTGACAGCTGGCAGAAAGCGCAACTGGACGGTTTACTTGAAATACCTGAAGGGCAGCGTATATCGGTGCTGGAGGAGATACGAAAAGGTCCTGTCACTATCAGTGGACCGTCATTTACAGACGCCCTGGAGCGATATACCCGACTGCGTAGCATGGAGTTTTCCCGGCTGAATTTTTCCGGTCTGCCTGCCATCCAGCTGCGAAATTTGGCCCGTTATGCCGGAATGGCTTCGGTGAAATATATTTCAAGAATGCCTGAGGAACGGCGACTGGCCGTGCTTACTGCGTTTGTGAAAGCGCAGGAAATTTCGGCGCTTGACGAGGCCGTGGATGTGCTGGATATGCTTATTCTGGATATCACTCGTTCTGCGAAAAGTATTGGGCAGAAAAAGCGGCTCAGGACCCTGAAAGATCTTGATCGTGCCGCGCTATTACTGGCACGGGCATGCTCGTTATTACTTGATGAGAACACCGATGAAGCAGCTCTGCGGCAGGCTATTTTTCGCCGCATACCAAAGGACAAACTGGCTGAATCCGTCGGTAAGGTAAATGAGCTGGCACGCCCGCAGGATACTCACTTTCAGGATGAAATGGTGGAACAATATGGACGGGTGAAGCGCTTTCTTTCCGCGATGTTGCGTGACTTACACTTTCAGGCTGCCCCGGCCGGGGAGCACACATTGTCAGCAATCCATTATCTGGCCGAACTGAGTGGCTCAAAAAAGCGAATTCTCGACGATGCACCAGAGCAAATCATTTCCGGCCCCTGGAAACGTCTGGTCTACGACAGAGATGGCAGGATTCTACGAGCGGGTTACTCGTTGTGCCTTCTTGAGCGCCTTCAGGATTCTTTGCGCCGTCGTGATCTCTGGCTGGAGAACAGTGACCGGTGGGGGGACCCGCGTCAAAAATTGCTTCAGGGAGCTGAATGGCAGGCACAACGGATCCCGGTATGTCGGGCGCTGGGTCATCCATCAGACGGAACTAAAGCAGCAGAACAACTGGCTACGCGGCTTGATGACACATGGAAATCAGTGGCTTCACGTTTTGCCTGCAACGCAGCGGTCAGCATAAGCAATGAAGGTAAGCATCCCTCACTGACGATCAGCAGTCTGGATAAACTGGATGAGCCACCGGCACTGATACAATTGAATCGTCGGGTAAGAGAACTGATCCCACCCGTTGATCTGACTGAGCTGTTGCTTGAAATAGATGCCCGAACCGGTTTTACCCGCGAATTCAGCCACGTCAGTGAATCAGGTGCACGGGCGCAGGATCTCCAAGTCAGTCTCTGCGCAACATTGCTGGCGGAAGCCTGCAATATAGGGCATGAACCTCTGATAAAGCATAATATTCCCGCGCTTACTCGTCATCGTCTGAGCTGGGTTAAACAAAATTATCTCAGGGCAGAAACGCTGGTTAGCGCTAATGCACGGCTGGTTGATTTTCAGTCCACGCTGCCGCTCGCAGGGTACTGGGGAGGTGGGGAGGTTGCCTCCGCAGATGGTATGCGTTTTGTCACACCGGTTAAAACGGTTAATTCCGGACCAAATCGTAAATACTTTGGTTCAGGACGCGGTATCACCTGGTACAACTTCGTCTCAGATCAGTACTCCGGTTTCCATGGCATTGTAGTTCCCGGTACGCTTCGTGATTCCATCTTTGTACTGGAAGGGCTTCTGGAGCAGCAGACCGGGCTGAATCCGGTAGAAATTATGACGGACACGGCAGGATCCAGCGATATCATTTTTGGCCTGTTCTGGCTACTGGGCTACCAGTTTTCCCCTCGTCTGGCCGATGCAGGTGGGGCGATATTCTGGCGGGCAGATAAAATGGCCCATTATGGTGCCCTGAATGAGCTGGCTCGGGGATGTGTTGAACTTTCAAAAATAGAATCCCAATGGGATGAAATGATGCGAATGGCGGGTTCACTGAAGCTTGGGACCATCCATGCATCAGAGCTTATTCGTTCACTGTTGAGAAGTAGCCGACCATCTGGTCTGGCTCAGGCGATTATGGAAGTGGGCCGGGTCAACAAGACTTTGTATCTTCTCAACTATATCGATGATGAGGATTACCGGCGTCGGATACTCACTCAGCTCAACCGGGGAGAAGGACGCCATGCAGTGGCTCGAGCCATTTGCTACGGACAACGTGGTGAGATTAGAAAACGCTACCGTGAAGGTCAGGAAGATCAACTGGGTGCTCTGGGCCTGGTGACCAATGCGGTTGTGCTGTGGAATACACTTTACATGCAGGAGGCGTTGTCACATCTTCGCAAATCGGGGGAAACTCCTGAGGAGGAGCACCTGGCAAGATTGTCGCCGCTGATACATGGCCATATAAATATGCTGGGGCATTATACGTTTTCGTTACCAGAAGATATTCTGAATGGCGAGTTAAGACCATTAAATTTCAATACAAACAATGAATTAAACCCTTAG
- a CDS encoding recombinase family protein produces the protein MALLGYARVSTSHQKLTVQITELKSVGVRDDRIFTDIMSGATDEREGLQRLLARAEKDDIIICTKMDRLGRNTADMIHIVDACYKKGIAIRFLENGLSTEGTMGKMVIQILAAVAEAERERILERTNDGRIAAMAAGVKFGRKPHKKSEIARELIHQNQSVSFVMERTGISRATYFRLKKHTCLA, from the coding sequence ATGGCATTACTGGGATATGCAAGAGTATCAACCAGCCATCAGAAGCTAACTGTGCAGATCACGGAGCTGAAATCTGTCGGTGTCAGAGATGACAGAATTTTTACTGATATAATGTCAGGAGCTACGGACGAACGTGAAGGCTTACAACGGCTGCTTGCCCGTGCGGAAAAAGACGACATCATCATTTGTACAAAGATGGACCGGCTTGGTCGCAATACCGCAGACATGATCCACATTGTGGATGCGTGTTATAAAAAGGGGATTGCCATTCGTTTTCTGGAGAATGGGCTAAGTACGGAAGGCACTATGGGAAAAATGGTGATCCAAATTTTGGCCGCTGTAGCAGAAGCGGAACGTGAACGTATTCTGGAACGTACCAACGATGGCAGAATTGCAGCTATGGCTGCGGGCGTTAAATTTGGTCGTAAACCACATAAAAAATCTGAAATTGCACGGGAATTAATCCATCAGAACCAGTCTGTAAGCTTTGTCATGGAAAGAACCGGAATTTCCCGGGCGACTTATTTTAGACTAAAAAAACACACTTGCCTTGCATAA
- a CDS encoding DUF4231 domain-containing protein → MKIDYPHLYEITNERSAKNQKYFLNGIRAEYALLIFIAVNSSLSYMEKYSVNLVLFVLLIMLLLVRNIINFEQKWYKYRAVTESIKTTTWKFAMKAEPFNGSEEINDAKQYIGYIRNIIKDSKYAIKTETLKNLEGDTFSICLKSIREMNYEQRRDLYVEQRIEEQRTWYAKKSVFNKRLGRAWAVAILIFYILSLTMTALLAEDLVQAASLPTELITTIISALIGWVQIKKYNELSASYALTAHEIGLVKEQSYYISGEKDFLDFIRDAETAFSREHTQWQARRVA, encoded by the coding sequence ATGAAGATTGATTACCCTCATTTATATGAAATTACAAATGAGCGTTCAGCAAAAAACCAAAAATATTTCTTAAATGGCATAAGGGCAGAATATGCATTATTGATATTTATCGCTGTAAATAGCTCTCTATCTTACATGGAAAAATACAGTGTAAATTTAGTGTTATTTGTTCTGCTAATAATGTTATTACTTGTCAGGAACATTATAAACTTCGAACAAAAATGGTACAAATATAGAGCGGTTACCGAATCAATAAAGACAACAACATGGAAATTCGCAATGAAAGCGGAACCATTTAATGGCTCTGAAGAGATAAATGATGCTAAGCAATATATTGGTTACATAAGGAATATTATTAAAGATAGCAAGTATGCTATTAAGACAGAAACGCTAAAAAACCTTGAAGGGGATACGTTTAGTATTTGTTTAAAAAGCATTAGAGAAATGAATTATGAGCAAAGAAGAGATTTATATGTGGAACAACGGATTGAAGAACAACGAACATGGTATGCAAAAAAATCGGTATTCAACAAAAGATTAGGGAGAGCATGGGCTGTAGCTATACTGATTTTCTATATTCTATCTCTTACTATGACGGCACTCCTTGCCGAAGATCTGGTCCAAGCCGCATCGCTACCAACAGAACTGATTACAACCATCATTTCTGCTCTGATTGGCTGGGTGCAAATTAAGAAATACAATGAGCTTTCAGCATCATATGCCCTTACAGCACATGAAATTGGGCTGGTAAAAGAACAATCGTATTATATTTCTGGTGAAAAAGATTTTTTAGATTTCATTCGAGATGCTGAAACCGCTTTCTCACGTGAACATACACAATGGCAAGCAAGACGAGTTGCATAA